The proteins below come from a single Serratia ficaria genomic window:
- a CDS encoding fimbria/pilus periplasmic chaperone: MKRFLQSFGVTATLLITAVSAHATIKLEKISILVDQKKGESTLRVDNIGNYSVLLFSSVADNALSQRGKDPLFILSPPVARIDPGKSQLVRIMLNDPAQLDPTRQQMRHLYFQEIPDMGKGDNLLKVNARHRVVAVASPEALKENKTPWRDLVWQPQQDRLQLKNTGPYVVRLVPSIRQLPGNQPLILEQPYLLPGQTITTRQGERLARGTTQIQFTPISSTGRAVPAVVAPLSPR; encoded by the coding sequence ATGAAAAGATTTCTTCAGTCCTTTGGCGTCACCGCCACCCTGCTGATTACCGCCGTCAGCGCCCATGCGACGATCAAACTGGAAAAAATCAGCATTCTGGTGGATCAGAAAAAGGGCGAAAGCACGCTGAGGGTCGATAATATCGGCAATTATTCCGTGCTGCTGTTCTCTTCCGTCGCCGACAATGCGCTGAGCCAACGCGGCAAGGATCCCCTGTTTATTTTGTCGCCCCCCGTCGCGCGCATCGATCCCGGTAAATCTCAGTTAGTGCGTATCATGCTCAACGATCCCGCGCAGCTCGACCCCACGCGCCAACAAATGCGCCATCTTTATTTCCAGGAAATTCCGGATATGGGCAAAGGCGATAACCTGCTCAAGGTTAACGCCCGCCATCGGGTGGTCGCCGTCGCCAGCCCCGAGGCGCTGAAGGAAAACAAAACCCCCTGGCGGGATCTGGTCTGGCAGCCGCAGCAAGACCGGCTGCAGCTCAAAAATACCGGCCCCTACGTGGTGCGGTTGGTCCCCAGCATCAGGCAATTGCCCGGCAATCAGCCGCTCATCCTTGAGCAACCTTACCTGCTGCCTGGGCAAACCATCACCACGCGTCAAGGCGAGCGCCTGGCCCGCGGCACGACACAAATTCAATTCACGCCCATCAGCAGCACCGGCCGCGCGGTGCCGGCCGTCGTCGCCCCGCTCTCCCCACGCTGA
- a CDS encoding fimbria/pilus outer membrane usher protein, giving the protein MKLHAPLNLLASGLVLAYAMPSQADYDTDMMRALGLPGELAEYFAAGVKFPAGKHRLEVVINGQSRGLHEVGIDGGGDWLYDADLAETLGLRACAIKQPHSLLFKHCYPEGRIEADTGNNQLELLMPQRYILRQPDEYQFGGQALMLNYTANRFDNQRYSSDYAALETGFNSHNWLFRHNGTYSKYGERKSYTPYNSYLQKTLTDKEAMLRLGRSTLTDSLYSGFTLDGLQWLPDSALSASRNSDVPPIEGIAESQAKVEVFQHGRLVYATVVQPGPFRLTDIPLQFDAVDLDVSVTESNGNRKRFTVPYLNAAMSQNAARSAYSLAIGRTRHDDKALETPFVTGSLFLPRHKNKQLRGGSFLSRHYQGAAAGYSLSDRRYRLAAQSQVSHTRQAKNGVKLQLNGALPLAKSVTLNGGYSVQSARYRDPAEALRHRKVDSFGQGPGERFHADDKPQRQRQSYSAGLGLHHALAGNLSLGVTRADYAQAGSSQRLYGYWNRQFDRWSLGIGVERERNNLSRDHDTRVYATLSLPLGKTLRYTANASNNGKYRSIGHTLSGQALDNDLSYGLNATQAGAASGNTYSGNLRYLSPFTTLAGGYSQMPDSQHAFYYGASGSLVADRSGLTLSPQQVGDTFGVLSAPGLSGTRVSTPGGTVKTYGKQGKAVIPQLRQYQPSLVKIDTGTLPAGADIDNGAHKMTLARGSVNHIKVNAINTLRVMARITYADGSLPALGSAVRDEQQRVAAFTDGQGNALIERQQAHNANDQTASQRFSMTAPSGRQCHFELSSATGPVNRAGIAQRSAVCREMAAGTHRRQE; this is encoded by the coding sequence GTGAAACTGCATGCCCCCCTGAACCTGCTGGCGAGCGGCCTGGTTTTAGCTTACGCCATGCCCAGCCAGGCTGACTACGACACAGACATGATGCGCGCCCTCGGCCTGCCCGGCGAATTGGCCGAATATTTCGCCGCGGGCGTAAAATTCCCCGCGGGCAAACACCGCCTGGAGGTGGTTATCAATGGACAAAGCCGCGGGCTGCATGAGGTCGGTATCGACGGCGGCGGCGATTGGCTGTACGACGCGGACCTGGCGGAAACGCTGGGGCTGCGGGCCTGCGCCATCAAACAGCCGCACAGCCTGCTGTTTAAACACTGCTACCCCGAAGGGCGCATCGAGGCGGATACCGGCAACAATCAGCTGGAACTGTTAATGCCGCAGCGCTATATCCTGCGGCAACCGGATGAATATCAATTTGGCGGGCAGGCCCTGATGCTGAATTACACCGCCAACCGCTTCGACAATCAGCGCTACAGCAGCGACTACGCCGCCTTGGAAACCGGTTTTAATAGCCATAACTGGCTATTTCGCCACAACGGCACCTACAGCAAATACGGTGAGCGAAAAAGCTACACCCCCTATAACAGCTATCTGCAAAAAACCTTAACCGACAAAGAGGCCATGCTGCGCCTGGGGCGAAGCACGCTGACGGACTCGCTCTACAGCGGTTTCACCCTCGACGGCCTGCAATGGCTGCCCGATTCCGCGCTGTCGGCCAGCCGGAACAGCGATGTTCCGCCGATCGAAGGCATCGCCGAAAGCCAGGCAAAAGTAGAGGTTTTCCAGCATGGCCGGCTGGTCTACGCCACCGTGGTGCAACCCGGTCCGTTTCGACTGACCGATATTCCGCTACAATTCGACGCCGTCGATCTGGACGTTTCCGTAACGGAAAGCAACGGTAACCGCAAAAGATTTACCGTCCCTTATCTGAACGCCGCCATGAGTCAGAACGCGGCTCGAAGCGCTTATTCATTGGCGATCGGGCGCACGCGGCATGACGACAAGGCTCTGGAAACGCCTTTTGTCACCGGCTCGCTCTTCCTGCCGCGGCATAAAAACAAACAGCTGCGCGGCGGCAGCTTTCTCAGCCGGCATTATCAGGGCGCGGCGGCCGGCTATAGCCTGAGCGACCGGCGTTATCGGCTTGCCGCGCAAAGCCAGGTCTCTCATACCCGGCAGGCGAAAAACGGCGTGAAGCTGCAGCTCAACGGCGCCTTGCCGCTGGCGAAGAGCGTGACGCTCAACGGCGGGTACAGCGTGCAATCCGCGCGCTACCGCGACCCGGCGGAGGCGTTGCGCCATCGTAAGGTTGATTCATTCGGCCAGGGGCCGGGCGAAAGGTTTCATGCCGACGACAAACCGCAACGTCAGCGACAAAGCTACAGCGCGGGGCTCGGATTGCACCACGCATTGGCCGGCAACCTTTCTCTGGGCGTCACTCGCGCGGATTACGCTCAGGCCGGCTCCAGCCAGCGCCTGTACGGTTATTGGAACAGGCAATTCGACCGGTGGTCACTCGGGATCGGGGTGGAAAGAGAGCGCAATAACCTTTCGCGCGACCACGATACCCGGGTCTACGCCACCCTGTCGTTGCCGCTGGGCAAAACCCTGCGCTATACCGCCAATGCCTCGAATAACGGCAAGTACCGCAGCATCGGCCATACGCTTTCCGGCCAGGCGCTGGATAACGACCTGTCCTACGGGCTGAACGCCACCCAGGCCGGCGCGGCCAGCGGCAATACCTACTCCGGCAACCTGCGCTACCTGAGCCCATTCACCACCCTTGCCGGCGGCTATAGCCAGATGCCAGACAGCCAGCACGCCTTTTACTATGGCGCCAGCGGTTCGTTGGTCGCAGACCGCAGCGGTTTGACCCTCTCGCCGCAGCAGGTCGGCGATACCTTCGGCGTGCTCTCGGCGCCTGGCCTCTCCGGCACCCGGGTATCCACGCCGGGCGGAACGGTAAAAACCTACGGCAAACAAGGCAAGGCGGTGATCCCGCAGCTGCGCCAATATCAACCCAGCCTGGTCAAGATCGACACCGGCACCCTGCCCGCAGGCGCGGATATCGATAACGGCGCGCACAAAATGACCCTGGCGCGCGGCAGCGTCAATCACATCAAGGTCAACGCCATCAATACGCTGAGAGTCATGGCGCGGATCACCTACGCCGATGGCAGCCTGCCTGCCTTAGGGAGCGCGGTGCGCGACGAGCAGCAGCGCGTGGCAGCCTTTACCGACGGGCAAGGCAACGCCCTTATCGAACGGCAGCAGGCGCATAACGCCAATGACCAGACGGCCTCACAGCGTTTCAGCATGACCGCGCCATCAGGCCGGCAGTGCCATTTCGAGCTGTCGTCGGCCACAGGTCCCGTCAACCGGGCCGGGATTGCCCAGCGCAGCGCGGTGTGCCGCGAAATGGCCGCCGGAACCCACAGGAGACAAGAATGA